The Stieleria maiorica genome includes the window TTTGCAGCTTGTGTCCGAAAGGCTACGTCGATTAATCGAATCTGTTGATGGGTAATGGAAACGTTGACGCTTTTTAGCCGCCACCATTACACTCGTGGCGGCGATCACCGTGGCGATACGATCACTATGAAAAGAAAACATCACTTCAGGCCTCTGGCGTCTGGCGGCAGAGATTCCTTGACGGCATCACTGTTGCTCGCTGCACGATCGGTGGCGTCACTCGCCGTCGTCGCTGTCGTCCTGGCCGGTTTCACGCCGATCGGTCAACCGAGCGCCAGCGCCCAAGGCAGCTTCGATGCCTCGTCGCTGGGACAGACCGACGATGTGTTTGGAGGAATCAGTTTTGGCGGGCTGAGCGAGTCGCAACAAGAACCGGTGACTTGGTCGGCCAGCTACGTGACCAACGGGCAACAAGGGCGGCTGGAAATCGAAGCCACCGTGGGTCGGTCATGGCACATCTATTCGACGACGCAACCGCCGGGCGGACCGCTGCCGACGAAGTTCACGATCGCGTCTCCGAAATCGGTGTCGCTTGCCGGGAAATTCAAACCCGATCATCCGCCGATGAAAAGCGTCTCGGACATCTACCCCGGTGTCACGATCGAAGAACACGAAGGGGTGGTTCGCTGGTCGGCAGCGATCCAATTGCCCGCCGGTTTCCAAGATCCGATCAAGGTCGATGTTAAAGCATTGGTCTGCCAAACCGGCGGCTCGTGCATGCCGGCCAACGAAACCTTGACGGCAACGTTCGCCGGTCAAGCCGAGAAGGATGTAATCGATACGGATGCAACGGATACGGCCACGCAATCACTGGCGACTCAAGACGACGACGCGGCCAAAACCGACGCGAAGGCGGCGGACGCCGGCGAGGCGAAGAAGGCGGCAAGCCTGTTGGCCGATCCCGCAGCCAAGCCGACGACGTTCCGTGACAACGACTACGACGTGACTTGGACGGCCGGCGTCTCTTCATCGATCGCCGCCGGCGGTCAGGGACGATTGGTCTTCCGAGCCAGCCCCGAAGCCGACTTTCACGTCTACAAAAGCGTCGTCGATGACTCCGAATCGTCGACCAACTTTGTCGTCACCGAAAAACGCGGTTTGCTGATCGGTTTTCCCAACGCGGATCAACCGATCATTTCCAAGTCGCTGTTCCCATCGATCCCCGGCGTCCCCGACACGCCACCGGTAAAGTTCTACAAGGGAGAAGTGACCTGGTCATTGCCGATCAAGGTTCCCGCGGGGACGGCCCAGGGAGACTATCCGATCCGCGGTTACGTCTGCTATCAGGCCTGCACGGACACGAGCTGTCTGCGTCCGATGGCGTTCGAGTTCACCGCGGTCGTGAAGGTCGCGGCCACCGCCGATGCGACGCTCGGCCCGCTGGAGATCAAATCCGCGAAGTACGTCACCGCGATCGATCAGGCTGCCGAAACACAGTGGGTCGATGATTTGAACAAGGCCCCGGCCAAGCCGGTGGTCGGCCAAACCGAAGCCCCGGACGCTGCAGCAACCGTCGTCCAAACGCAACCGGCCGAATCGAACCAGACGGCCGAAAGCAGCGAGTCGACGGCGGATGCCCTTACAAGCGGCGGGTCCAAGGCATCGTTACCCTTCATCTTGCTGTTGGCACTATGCGGCGGATTCATTTTGAACTTCATGCCCTGCGTGTTGCCGGTCATCGGGATCAAGGTGTTGAGCTTTGTCCAACAAGCCGGTGAAGATCGTCGACGCGTCGCGCTATTGAACTTCGCCTACGTCGCCGGAATCCTGAGCGTGTTCGCCGGGCTGGCCGTACTGGCGGTCGTCTTTTCATTCGGATGGGGGCAGCAATTCGCCTACTTCCCCGTGCGGATCGGATTGACGGTGATGATCTTTGCCCTCGCGTTGTCGTACCTGGGCGTCTGGGAATTGCCGACACCGGGAGTGGCGACCGGGAAGTCGTCGGAGAACCTGCAGAGCAAGGAGGGGTACAGTGGCGCGTTCTTCACCGGGACGTTTGCCACGATCCTGGCGACACCGTGCAGCGGGCCGTTCTTGGGTGTGGCACTCGGTTACACGATCTACCTCAACAGCGTCCAGTCGGCCGCCGTCATCATGACCGTCGGCTTGGGCATGTCGCTGCCGTACATCGTGCTGGGCTTGTTCCCGTCGCTGGTCGGATTCCTGCCCAAGCCCGGGAACTGGATGGTGACGCTGAAAGAGTTCTTGGCGTTCTTGTTCCTGGGAACCGTCGCTTACTTTTTCAACCAGTTCAGCGACGAGCAAAAGCTGCCGGTCTTCGTCACCCTGATCGGCGTCTGGTTCGGATGTTGGGTGATCGGAAAAGTCCCGCCGTGGGAATCGATCGAAAAACGATTGCGGGGATGGAGCATCGGCGTCGCCTGTGCCGTGGCAATCGGCTGGTTCGGGTTCGCCTACCTGGAACGCAACCCGGCTCCGACAGCGGGCCCGGGTGAAGTCCAGTACGTCGCGGACGATCATGTTCGCTGGGAAAAATTTGACGAACAACGACTTCAAGAACATCAGGCGGCCGGCCGAACGGTGATGCTGGACTTCACCGCGGCATGGTGCCCCAACTGCATCCTCAACACCGAGATCGCGCTGGACACCAAGCCGACCAGCGAGCTGCTCAAGGAACTGGATGCCGTCCCGATGTTGGCCGACATGACGGATTTGCCCGACGACATTGTCAAGAAACTGGAAACCGAGTTCGGCAGCAAGTCGATCCCGTTGCTTGCGATCTATCCGGGCACGACACCCCAAAAGCCGATCGTGTTACGTGACATCGTCACCCAATCCATGGTTCTCGACGCACTCAAGCAGGCCGGTCCCAGCTTGGACGCATCGGTGGCGTCACGGCCCGGCAGCAAGGCCGCACGGCTGACGTCCAAGACGGATTCGGCGGTCAATTCCAGCCACTGAGCTCGCCGAGAATCATTTAGCGGACATGGGAACCAGCACTGTCATCGAAATGGACGACACGATCGTCGCGATCGGGTCGTCGACGATGCCGGCAACCCGTGGTGTCGTTCGCTTGACAGGCACCGGCGTGATCGACATCGCCGAGCGGTTGGGCATCATGCCGACCAGCGACGGTTCGGCACACTGTGTCGACACCGCGATCACCCTGGGGCAACCGCTCGGTGACGTCCCCGTCCGCGCGTTGATCTGGCCGACGTCACGCAGCTACACCGGCCAGCCATCGCTGGAATTGCACACCTTCGGCTCGTTGCCGGTCCTCCATTCGATCGTCGCCCGTGCGATCGAACTCGGTGCCCGGGCGGCGCGGCCGGGGGAGTTCACCTTGCGCGCCTTCTTGGCCGGCCGACTGGATCTCACCCAAGCCGAAGCGGTGCTGGGAGTGATCGAAGCCGAAGGACGTGGCGCGCTCGATCACGCGCTACGCCAACTGGCCGGCAACCTCTCGCGACCGATGGAATTCCTGAGAGGGCAATTGTTGGACCTGTTGGCTGATGTCGAAGCCGGACTGGATTTCGTTGACGAAGACATTCAATTCATCAGCGACACTGATCTGGTCGAGCGACTGGATGCGATCCGGTCCACGCTGGCAACCACCCGCAAGCAATTGAGTGAGCGGACGCGGGACACGTCGCAATGGATCCTCGCCCTGCGCGGGCTGCCCAACGCCGGAAAAAGCCGGCTGTTGAATGCGTTGGCCGGTCACGAGGCCGCGATCGTGGCCGACCAAGCCGGGACGACACGCGATGTCGTTTCCGTCCCCGTGCAGCTGGGTGATCATCAAGTCGTGCTGGTCGACACCGCGGGGATCGAATCCGCCGATGGCGATTCATCACTCCAGCAGATCTCGCACCAAGCCCAGCTCCAAGCCCGCCGCGCCGGCCGCGACGCCGACATCCGACTGTGGTGTGTCGACAGTGCATCGTCCGATTGGGAACCGACCTGTGCAGCGATGCGCGAGCTTGCCAAAGACAAACGCCAAGCGGCGATCGACCTGTGGGTGGCGACGAAATGCGATGGCCCCGGCGCCCGCCACTTGCCCGATCCTTGGATCCGCACCAGCGCGCTCGCCGGAACCGGAATCGACTCGCTGCAACAACGGATCATCGATTCGATCGAATCGCTCGATGCCAACGAAGGCGTCTCGATCCTCTCCACGGCGGCCCGTTGCGGCGGCAGCCTGCGCGCGGCCGAGACCGCGATCGGTTCGGCGATCGACTATGTCCACGGCGGAGACGGCCACGAGTATGTGTCGTCCGAGCTTCGTTTGGCCGCCGCCGCGCTCGGAGAAGTGACCGGTGCCGTCTACACCGACGACATTCTGGACCGCGTCTTCAGCCGCTTCTGTATCGGGAAGTAACCCGGACAACGTCCCTCGACGTAGCTACGCTCGCCAGAGCGTGAATTACCTGGGCGAACTCTCCGGTCGACAAACACAACACGAAACGTTAGCGCTGACAAATCACGAGTGGTTTACCGCAGCCTCGTTTTCGATTCTTTCCTGAACCGTCGCCGTCCTCTCCGAGGTCGGCTCCGCGCAAAGCTTCGCTTTTTCCCGTGCGCCGAGTTCGGAGAACACGGCGACACGCTGGCTAGGCCGGGCCCAGACCCATCATCCGACGCCAAGCACTGAACTGGCCCATGTGCAACGTGATGTGTCCGCCCAAATAAAACGCGTGCGCTCCGCCGATGTTTGGGAACTTGCTCCGCATCGCTTCGTTGGGGTTCTCGCCAAGGAAGATGTCATCGGGGGCTTGCTCGACCGCGTCGATCGCTTTTTCGTATCCGCTGCGAAACGCCGAAACGACTTCGTCCATGCTGGGATAAACCGTCCCGTCGGGATCATCAACGCACTTCGCTTCCTTGCTGAACAACTTGTTGAACGTCTCGCTCGGCTGCACCGACGACGCGTCCTTGCCCAATTCGCTGACGACGCGGGAAGGGTACAAACTGAGGTGGCCGAGAATGAAGCAAGGGTGATTGGATTCGATCACGCGGCCGTCAGCGGTTGCAAATCGCGCGAACTGGTCGGCGCTAACGCCCGTGAGCATTCGCTCGGCGTATCCGAGTCCGAGTCGTGCCGAAGCTGAAATAATATTCCCGATCACGTGGTTCGTATGGTTCATTGGGGATCTTCGTTTTTTGGGGAATGAAACCGACCATGCCGCTGTCGCGACGTTCTACAATCTGGGGCCGAGATTCACCATGGGCTATCGAAAGACACTCTTTTATCGAAGGCAATCATCATGCAAAGGTTCACCTCCCCACGACTCTGGACGGTCTGTTGTTGGATGTTCATTCTGACCTGCGGTCCGTCCATCGGGCCGGCGAGCGGGTTTGAACCGAATTATGACGAGTCGAAAATCCCCGACTACACGCTGCCCGATCCGCTGGTCTCCCAGGACGGGGCACCGATCACGTCGGCCGAGCAATGGAACACTGTACGCCGGCCAGAATTGTTGGACCTGTTTGAAAAACATGTGTACGGTGTTTCACCCAAACCTTGCCCGATCCGTCACGAGGTCGTCAGCCGCAAAACGGTGTTCAATGGCTTGGCCACGCGCAGCGAGATCGACGTGTTTTTCGGCTTGGCCGATGACGCACCCTCGATGCGGATGATGACGTACGTGCCCAACGAACGCTCCGGCCCCGTCCCCGCGTTCTTGGGATTGAATTTCCAAGGCAATCATGGCGTCGATGCCGATCCGGCGATCGAATTGAACCCGGGCTGGTTCCGCGAGGGGCGAAATGGCACCACCGACGGCAACAAGGCGAATGAAAAATCGCGCGGCGCCACCGCGTCACGCTGGCCGGTGAAAATGATCTTGGATCGCGGCTATGGGTTGGCGACGATCTATTACGGTGACATCGACCCCGACTTTGACGACGGATTCAAAAACGGCATCCACGGCGCGCTCGGCGGCCAAGTGGCCGATGTCGCCCCCGAATCGCGTTGGGGCAGCATCGCGGCCTGGGCCTATGGACTCAGCCGCGCCCTGGATTGTTTGGAATCCGAATCCGAACTCGGCGTCGACACATCGAAGGTCGCCGTGATCGGACATTCGCGGTTGGGAAAAACCTCGCTGTGGGCCGGCGCTTCGGACCCGCGTTTTGCGATGGTCGTCAGCAACAATTCCGGATGCGGCGGTGCGGCCCTGTCGCGACGGGCGATCGGTGAAACGGTCGGTCGAATCAACACGGTTTTTCCCCATTGGTTCTGTGACCAGTTCACCGAGTACAACGAAAACGAATCCGCTTGTCCCGTCGACCAGCATCAGTTAATCGCCTTGATCGCACCGCGTCCGGTTTACGTGGCCAGCGCCAGCGAGGATCAATGGGCCGACCCGAAAGGCGAATTCCTGGCCGCCGCTGCGGCCGACCCGGTGTACCGTTTGTTGGGCACGCGTGGCATGGGCGGGGACGCCCCACCGGCAAAGATGCCTGCGGCGGACCGAGCGATCAACCGCGGCGTGATCGGTTATCACCTGCGGACCGGCAAGCACGACGTGACGGATTACGATTGGCAGCAATACCTGGACATGGCCGACCGGCACCTGCAGTAAACCTCACTTGACGCCGGCCGGTCGGATTTCGTACAGCGAGCTCAACCCGCCTTTCCCCCGTCATTCAAGGATGAATTGCGATGTTGCTCGCTCAAGCCGGCATGTCGACTCCAGACCCCACAACCGGCGGCGCGCCCGACGGTGACACGCCGCCCGAATCGACACTCGACGGCGCGCTCAGCCAAATGCTCAACGCCGACTTTGACGGCGTGGCGGAGTACCTGGGGAAAACCGTGCTGCCCAACTTAGTCCCCGCCTGCATCGGATTGGCGGTCATTTTCTGCGGTTACTTCGCCGCGAAGTACTTGTCCCGCGTCATCAGCCGTCCGATTCGCCAGCGGATCGACGAGACGTTCGGACGGTTCGTGGGCACGGCGATTTTCTACAGCGTGATGCTCAGTCTGATCGCCGCGGTGGCCAGCAAACTCGGTGCACCGCTGGGCGGGATGGCGGCGATCTTGGCAGCCGCCGGTTTTGCGATCGGATTGGCGTTTCAGGGGACGCTCAGCAATTTTGCCGCGGGCGTTCTGATGATCGTCTTCCGCCCCTTTAAAGTCGGCGACGTCGTCAATATCGCCGGCGTCTCGGGCAAGGTGAACGAGATCGATCTGTTCACGACGACCTTGGACACGCCGGACAATCGACGCTTGATCATTCCCAACAGTTCGATCAGCGGCAGCACGATCGAGAACATCAGTTTCCATGCCCATCGACGCGTCGAAGTGATCGTCGGCGTCAACTATGACGCCGATACCGATGCGACACGTCAAGCCTTGCACGCCGCAGCCGACGCGTTTTTGCAAGACGCCATTCATGGGGAAGGCCGCGGAACCGCGGTCATCCTCAGCAACCTCGGCGACAGCGCCGTCGAGTGGAAGGTCCGCATGTGGGTCAAATCTGCCGACTATTGGCGGATGACGGAATCGTTGACCGTGGAAATCAAACGCCAACTCGATCGGGCCGGTATCGGAATTCCGTATCCGCAGCTGGACGTTCACCTCAATCGCGTCGATGCCGCCGAACTGCAAGGCCCGGCGCGGCCACGCATGCGACCGGCACGTCGCGAAAACACATCCGAGCTCTGGCGAGCGTAGCTACATCGACGCCATGATGAATCGGTTGCACACGATCGTTCGCCACACACACTGCATCGGCACCCATCATCGATTCGCGATCGACGCGCTGCCACAGATCCGCTCCGATGCCGGCAAACGACTCGCGGCCTGGCTGCTGTACTACCACCGATCGTACCTGCGTGGCGCGCTCGACCCGGACATCCGCTTTCGTGACTACCAGAATCACGTGCTGCACGTTCGCGACGGCGAGTGGGGTGGAGCGCCACGCGTCGCCTACCAGTGGTATCGCCGGCTGCAAAAGTACCTCCGCGCCGAACGGTTTCGCGATGCCGCTCACGCCGCCGGCGTCCTGTCACACTATGTGTCCGACGTGATCGATCCCCTGCATACCGTCAGCAACCAGCGCGAGGCCTTGATCCATCGGCCGTGGGAATGGAGCGTTGATCGGTCCTACGATCGGATCGTCCAGAAATCCCGTCAGGATGGCATCCGCGCTGTGATTGAGCTTGCCGACGGACCCGAATGGCTGGGTTCGTTGATGCTGCACGCGGCCCGCTACGCCAACCAACACTGCGATCCGCTGGTCCGACGCTATCGGTTTCGGCAGGGTGTGAAAAGCCCCACCGAGGGACTCGATGGGCCATCGATCGAGTGCCTGGCGGAATTGTTTTGCCTGGCGATCACGTCGATCGGTCTGGTGCTGGAGCGGGCAGCCGAGGAATCGGAATCGTACACCGGATACCCGATTCCCAAAGCTCATTGCGGGTGGGCACTGATCGGCGCAACCCTTCGCGCCCCGATCGGCATCTGGAACTCCTGGGTGCGACGGCAGGTGGAATCGATCTCCATCAGGGCCTTGGCCGAAGAATACGATCGTAACGGTCAGCTGGCCGAGTGGTTGCCCGCCGAAGTCGACATCAAGCAACGGGTGATCGGGATCCACCAGGCGGAAAAACGTCGCGCCCAAATGCGTCGCCGGGTGGCCTGACCTCGTCACTCCACCGCACGCAGGGCTACACTTGATACAGATCCCTTTGAAACACCCTACCGGGCGACCACGATGAAAGCCTTTGAAGCGACTCGCCGATTTTTCCACGCCGCCGCCGAGCACCTTGATCTGAGCCCCCAAGCACGGGAGGCGATGTTGATGGCGTCCCGCGAAGTTCGCGTCCAGGTTTCGATCGAACGTGACGACGGGTCCCTGGCGACGTTCGTCGGGTTTCGCGTCCAGCACGACAACAGCCGAGGCCCGATGAAGGGCGGCTTGCGCTACCACCCCGAAGTCAACTTGGACGAAACGCGGTCGCTGGCCAGTCTGATGACGTGGAAGACCGCCGTCGTCAACCTTCCCTATGGCGGGGCCAAAGGCGGCATCGGCGTCGACCCGCGGTCGTTGTCGCATCGCGAAATGGAACGGCTGACCCGTGCGTTCGTCGATCAAATCCACGACATCGTCGGCCCCGACACCGACATCCCCGCCCCCGACATGGGCACCGACCATCGCGTCATGGCATGGTTTCGCAACCAGTGGGAAAAGTACCACGGATTCAACCCCGCCGTGATCACGGGGAAACCCGTCGAAGAATACGGCGCCAAAGGCCGCGAAGAAGCGACCGGTCGCGGTGTGGGAACGCTGACGGTCAAACTGACCAAGCGACTGGGGATGAAACCCGAAGGCACCAAGATCGCGATCCAAGGGTTCGGCAACGTGGGATCCCACGCGGCAAAGTTCTTGTCCGAAGCACAATTCCCGGTGGTCGCGATCAGCGACATCACGGGGACGTACTATCGCAAACAAGGGTTGGACATCGCCGCCGCGTTGCACCACAAGCTGCAACACCCTTATGGATTGCTGGAAGGATTCAAGGAATGCGAGGTCTTGGCCAAGGACGCGTTGTTGACCCTGCCCGACGTGGACATCTTGATCCCCGCGGCACTCGGCAACGTGATCACCGAAAAAAATGCCAAACAGGTTTCCGCCAAGGCGATCATCGAAGCGGCCAACGGCCCGGTCGACCCCGACGCCGATCGGATCCTGCATGACCACGGCGTGACGATCCTGCCCGACATCCTGGCCAACGCCGGCGGTGTGACGGTCAGCTATTTCGAATGGGTGCAAAACCGCCAGCACTACCGATGGACACTCGATCGCGTCCGCCAAGAACTGGACCGCACGCTGACCGAAGCCTTCGAGCACGTTTGGCAAAACGCGCACGAACGCGACATCTCGCTACGCACGGCGGCCTACATGATCGGCATCACTCGCGTCCGCCGCGCCAGCGAATTGGCCGGGCTGACGTAGTGTGACGGCCTGTTGATTTACAAGTGAAGCCGTAGTGGACGACGCGAGGAGTCCCTGCGGATCGCACTACCAATGGACTCGTCGCCTCGTCCACTACCGGAAACCGAATCGCAACGGCCACTCGCTGACGCGTCGTGCTGGCATCCGACGTCTTATTCGATCGTCTTCCAGGCTCGGTCGCTGGCGCTGGCCAAAACGGCGTCGCAGACCTTTTGGGTTTCCAGCGCGGTGCGGAAACTCGGCTCGATCGGCTCGCCCGTTTCCAACGACTTCAGGAAGTCTGCGACTTGGTGGATGAAGGTGTGCTCGTAGCCGATGTTCAATCCCGGCACCCACCAGTTGCCCATGTAGGGTTGGTCGCCGTCGCTGACGTGGACGCTGCGCCAACCGCGGACGATTGAATCGTCGCTGTGATCGAAGTACTCCAGCCGATGCAAGTCGTGCAGGTCCCAGCGGATCGATGCGTGTTCGCCGTTGATTTCCAACGTGTACAACGCCTTGTGCCCGCGTGCGTAGCGTGTCGATTCGAACAGCCCCAGCG containing:
- a CDS encoding zinc dependent phospholipase C family protein, giving the protein MNRLHTIVRHTHCIGTHHRFAIDALPQIRSDAGKRLAAWLLYYHRSYLRGALDPDIRFRDYQNHVLHVRDGEWGGAPRVAYQWYRRLQKYLRAERFRDAAHAAGVLSHYVSDVIDPLHTVSNQREALIHRPWEWSVDRSYDRIVQKSRQDGIRAVIELADGPEWLGSLMLHAARYANQHCDPLVRRYRFRQGVKSPTEGLDGPSIECLAELFCLAITSIGLVLERAAEESESYTGYPIPKAHCGWALIGATLRAPIGIWNSWVRRQVESISIRALAEEYDRNGQLAEWLPAEVDIKQRVIGIHQAEKRRAQMRRRVA
- a CDS encoding glucuronyl esterase domain-containing protein; amino-acid sequence: MQRFTSPRLWTVCCWMFILTCGPSIGPASGFEPNYDESKIPDYTLPDPLVSQDGAPITSAEQWNTVRRPELLDLFEKHVYGVSPKPCPIRHEVVSRKTVFNGLATRSEIDVFFGLADDAPSMRMMTYVPNERSGPVPAFLGLNFQGNHGVDADPAIELNPGWFREGRNGTTDGNKANEKSRGATASRWPVKMILDRGYGLATIYYGDIDPDFDDGFKNGIHGALGGQVADVAPESRWGSIAAWAYGLSRALDCLESESELGVDTSKVAVIGHSRLGKTSLWAGASDPRFAMVVSNNSGCGGAALSRRAIGETVGRINTVFPHWFCDQFTEYNENESACPVDQHQLIALIAPRPVYVASASEDQWADPKGEFLAAAAADPVYRLLGTRGMGGDAPPAKMPAADRAINRGVIGYHLRTGKHDVTDYDWQQYLDMADRHLQ
- a CDS encoding mechanosensitive ion channel family protein, translating into MLLAQAGMSTPDPTTGGAPDGDTPPESTLDGALSQMLNADFDGVAEYLGKTVLPNLVPACIGLAVIFCGYFAAKYLSRVISRPIRQRIDETFGRFVGTAIFYSVMLSLIAAVASKLGAPLGGMAAILAAAGFAIGLAFQGTLSNFAAGVLMIVFRPFKVGDVVNIAGVSGKVNEIDLFTTTLDTPDNRRLIIPNSSISGSTIENISFHAHRRVEVIVGVNYDADTDATRQALHAAADAFLQDAIHGEGRGTAVILSNLGDSAVEWKVRMWVKSADYWRMTESLTVEIKRQLDRAGIGIPYPQLDVHLNRVDAAELQGPARPRMRPARRENTSELWRA
- a CDS encoding tRNA modification GTPase; the encoded protein is MGTSTVIEMDDTIVAIGSSTMPATRGVVRLTGTGVIDIAERLGIMPTSDGSAHCVDTAITLGQPLGDVPVRALIWPTSRSYTGQPSLELHTFGSLPVLHSIVARAIELGARAARPGEFTLRAFLAGRLDLTQAEAVLGVIEAEGRGALDHALRQLAGNLSRPMEFLRGQLLDLLADVEAGLDFVDEDIQFISDTDLVERLDAIRSTLATTRKQLSERTRDTSQWILALRGLPNAGKSRLLNALAGHEAAIVADQAGTTRDVVSVPVQLGDHQVVLVDTAGIESADGDSSLQQISHQAQLQARRAGRDADIRLWCVDSASSDWEPTCAAMRELAKDKRQAAIDLWVATKCDGPGARHLPDPWIRTSALAGTGIDSLQQRIIDSIESLDANEGVSILSTAARCGGSLRAAETAIGSAIDYVHGGDGHEYVSSELRLAAAALGEVTGAVYTDDILDRVFSRFCIGK
- a CDS encoding protein-disulfide reductase DsbD family protein is translated as MTASLLLAARSVASLAVVAVVLAGFTPIGQPSASAQGSFDASSLGQTDDVFGGISFGGLSESQQEPVTWSASYVTNGQQGRLEIEATVGRSWHIYSTTQPPGGPLPTKFTIASPKSVSLAGKFKPDHPPMKSVSDIYPGVTIEEHEGVVRWSAAIQLPAGFQDPIKVDVKALVCQTGGSCMPANETLTATFAGQAEKDVIDTDATDTATQSLATQDDDAAKTDAKAADAGEAKKAASLLADPAAKPTTFRDNDYDVTWTAGVSSSIAAGGQGRLVFRASPEADFHVYKSVVDDSESSTNFVVTEKRGLLIGFPNADQPIISKSLFPSIPGVPDTPPVKFYKGEVTWSLPIKVPAGTAQGDYPIRGYVCYQACTDTSCLRPMAFEFTAVVKVAATADATLGPLEIKSAKYVTAIDQAAETQWVDDLNKAPAKPVVGQTEAPDAAATVVQTQPAESNQTAESSESTADALTSGGSKASLPFILLLALCGGFILNFMPCVLPVIGIKVLSFVQQAGEDRRRVALLNFAYVAGILSVFAGLAVLAVVFSFGWGQQFAYFPVRIGLTVMIFALALSYLGVWELPTPGVATGKSSENLQSKEGYSGAFFTGTFATILATPCSGPFLGVALGYTIYLNSVQSAAVIMTVGLGMSLPYIVLGLFPSLVGFLPKPGNWMVTLKEFLAFLFLGTVAYFFNQFSDEQKLPVFVTLIGVWFGCWVIGKVPPWESIEKRLRGWSIGVACAVAIGWFGFAYLERNPAPTAGPGEVQYVADDHVRWEKFDEQRLQEHQAAGRTVMLDFTAAWCPNCILNTEIALDTKPTSELLKELDAVPMLADMTDLPDDIVKKLETEFGSKSIPLLAIYPGTTPQKPIVLRDIVTQSMVLDALKQAGPSLDASVASRPGSKAARLTSKTDSAVNSSH
- a CDS encoding DinB family protein translates to MNHTNHVIGNIISASARLGLGYAERMLTGVSADQFARFATADGRVIESNHPCFILGHLSLYPSRVVSELGKDASSVQPSETFNKLFSKEAKCVDDPDGTVYPSMDEVVSAFRSGYEKAIDAVEQAPDDIFLGENPNEAMRSKFPNIGGAHAFYLGGHITLHMGQFSAWRRMMGLGPA
- a CDS encoding Glu/Leu/Phe/Val family dehydrogenase, whose product is MKAFEATRRFFHAAAEHLDLSPQAREAMLMASREVRVQVSIERDDGSLATFVGFRVQHDNSRGPMKGGLRYHPEVNLDETRSLASLMTWKTAVVNLPYGGAKGGIGVDPRSLSHREMERLTRAFVDQIHDIVGPDTDIPAPDMGTDHRVMAWFRNQWEKYHGFNPAVITGKPVEEYGAKGREEATGRGVGTLTVKLTKRLGMKPEGTKIAIQGFGNVGSHAAKFLSEAQFPVVAISDITGTYYRKQGLDIAAALHHKLQHPYGLLEGFKECEVLAKDALLTLPDVDILIPAALGNVITEKNAKQVSAKAIIEAANGPVDPDADRILHDHGVTILPDILANAGGVTVSYFEWVQNRQHYRWTLDRVRQELDRTLTEAFEHVWQNAHERDISLRTAAYMIGITRVRRASELAGLT